In a single window of the Perca flavescens isolate YP-PL-M2 chromosome 18, PFLA_1.0, whole genome shotgun sequence genome:
- the fbxo25 gene encoding F-box only protein 25 isoform X1, with protein sequence MPFLGKDWRSPGWSWTKTEHGWKRIIFYGHELEDSNREIHLKELCSDNKENLFVGDVCELATTKRKKDLYNNNTKSQFVFTDKWIYVQKGSTKERHGYCTLGEALNRLDFSSAIQDLRRFNYVAKLFQLIARSQLTSLSGAAQKNYFNILEKIVRKVLDDHYNPRLVKDLLHDLSSTLHSLTIHVGRCVLVGNVNIWMCRLETIHKWKQQLNNLQIPKQICSGMSFNDLPLHMQNKILCELSDAYDIINLGQATPTLHSLSENRILWKKLCHFHFSDKQFCRKLVLSKSESVDWKLMYFTLKKHYPMREQYGDTLHFCKHCSILFWKDRHLTLLFKDCGHPCSANNPDSCLMPISPQHFIDLFKF encoded by the exons ATGCCTTTCTTGGGCAAGGACTGGAGGTCGCCAGGATGGAGCTGGACAAAGACAGAGCATGGATGGAAGAGGATTATCTTCTATGGACACGAGTTGGAAGATAGCAACAGAGAGATACACTTGAAAGA GCTCTGCAGTGACAACAAAGAAAATCTGTTTGTTGGAGATGTGTGTGAGCTCGCCACCACAAAGAGGAAAAAGGACCTCTACAACAATAACACCAAATCCCAGT TTGTTTTCACGGATAAATGGATCTATGTGCAGAAAGGGAGCACGAAAGAA CGACATGGATACTGCACGCTTGGTGAAGCCCTAAACCGTCTAGACTTTTCCAGTGCCATTCAAGACTTAAGAAGATTTAACTATGTTGCAAAA CTTTTCCAGCTAATAGCCAGGTCTCAGCTGACCTCTTTGAGTGGAGCTGCACAGAAAAACTATTTCAATATACTGGAGAAGATTGTACGAAAGG TTCTCGACGACCACTACAACCCGCGACTTGTTAAGGATTTGCTGCACGACCTGAGCTCGACATTGCACAGTCTGACCATCCATGTTGGCAGGTGTGTCCTCGTGGGCAACGTAAACATCTGGATGTGCCGACTGGAGACCATTCACAAATGGAAGCAGCAGCTCAACAACCTGCAGATCCCCAAG CAAATATGCAGTGGCATGTCATTCAACGATTTGCCGCTACATATGCAGAACAAGATCCTCTGCGAGTTATCTGATGCTTATGACATCATTAACCTTGGGCAGGCCACGCCTACTTTGCACAGCCTCAGTGAGAACAGGATACTGTGGAAGAAACTCTGCCACTTTCACTTCTCAGACAAACAG TTCTGTAGAAAGTTGGTCCTATCCAAGAGTGAAAGTGTGGACTGGAAGCTGATGTACTTCACCCTGAAGAAACATTATCCAATGAGGGAGCAGTACGGCGACACCTTGCACTTCTGCAAACACTGTAGCATCCTCTTCTGGAAG GATCGCCACCTCACTTTGTTATTCAAG GACTGTGGCCATCCATGCTCAGCCAACAACCCAGACAGCTGCCTCATGCCCATTTCTCCGCAGCACTTTATTGACCTCTTCAAGTTCTAA
- the fbxo25 gene encoding F-box only protein 25 isoform X2 — protein MPFLGKDWRSPGWSWTKTEHGWKRIIFYGHELEDSNREIHLKELCSDNKENLFVGDVCELATTKRKKDLYNNNTKSQFVFTDKWIYVQKGSTKERHGYCTLGEALNRLDFSSAIQDLRRFNYVAKLFQLIARSQLTSLSGAAQKNYFNILEKIVRKVLDDHYNPRLVKDLLHDLSSTLHSLTIHVGRCVLVGNVNIWMCRLETIHKWKQQLNNLQIPKQICSGMSFNDLPLHMQNKILCELSDAYDIINLGQATPTLHSLSENRILWKKLCHFHFSDKQFCRKLVLSKSESVDWKLMYFTLKKHYPMREQYGDTLHFCKHCSILFWKDCGHPCSANNPDSCLMPISPQHFIDLFKF, from the exons ATGCCTTTCTTGGGCAAGGACTGGAGGTCGCCAGGATGGAGCTGGACAAAGACAGAGCATGGATGGAAGAGGATTATCTTCTATGGACACGAGTTGGAAGATAGCAACAGAGAGATACACTTGAAAGA GCTCTGCAGTGACAACAAAGAAAATCTGTTTGTTGGAGATGTGTGTGAGCTCGCCACCACAAAGAGGAAAAAGGACCTCTACAACAATAACACCAAATCCCAGT TTGTTTTCACGGATAAATGGATCTATGTGCAGAAAGGGAGCACGAAAGAA CGACATGGATACTGCACGCTTGGTGAAGCCCTAAACCGTCTAGACTTTTCCAGTGCCATTCAAGACTTAAGAAGATTTAACTATGTTGCAAAA CTTTTCCAGCTAATAGCCAGGTCTCAGCTGACCTCTTTGAGTGGAGCTGCACAGAAAAACTATTTCAATATACTGGAGAAGATTGTACGAAAGG TTCTCGACGACCACTACAACCCGCGACTTGTTAAGGATTTGCTGCACGACCTGAGCTCGACATTGCACAGTCTGACCATCCATGTTGGCAGGTGTGTCCTCGTGGGCAACGTAAACATCTGGATGTGCCGACTGGAGACCATTCACAAATGGAAGCAGCAGCTCAACAACCTGCAGATCCCCAAG CAAATATGCAGTGGCATGTCATTCAACGATTTGCCGCTACATATGCAGAACAAGATCCTCTGCGAGTTATCTGATGCTTATGACATCATTAACCTTGGGCAGGCCACGCCTACTTTGCACAGCCTCAGTGAGAACAGGATACTGTGGAAGAAACTCTGCCACTTTCACTTCTCAGACAAACAG TTCTGTAGAAAGTTGGTCCTATCCAAGAGTGAAAGTGTGGACTGGAAGCTGATGTACTTCACCCTGAAGAAACATTATCCAATGAGGGAGCAGTACGGCGACACCTTGCACTTCTGCAAACACTGTAGCATCCTCTTCTGGAAG GACTGTGGCCATCCATGCTCAGCCAACAACCCAGACAGCTGCCTCATGCCCATTTCTCCGCAGCACTTTATTGACCTCTTCAAGTTCTAA
- the fam110c gene encoding protein FAM110C: MEATSDTTKILEKGPKYLRKQMELESETKGRMSAVERLAASKPKYVKSQHVVNSTQEPVISLGSASATDKECAAECNKEKITTPEGTAKECSSQSERRRNGVAGQHSTEYSDPGSKVTAGVVKKSAGLLTVPEFESRSGKGVSRSHSDISSRYSKNFADFDAFFKYCGLGGEVIESFGKDNFSAHSDEIAINIRSVSISTSDDGFSRNSGDSDGLMEDKLHEKIRQETSVIERNARIIKWLYSCRNAIETGKKLRDLD; encoded by the exons ATGGAGGCAACCAGTGATACCACAAAGATCCTGGAGAAGGGTCCTAAATACCTTCGAAAGCAAATGGAACTGGAGAGTGAGACAAAAGGACGCATGAGTGCTGTGGAGAGGCTCGCTGCAAGCAAACCGAAATATGTCAAAAGCCAACATGTGGTCAACTCAACTCAGGAGCCAGTGATCAGTCTTGGATCAGCCTCG GCAACTGATAAGGAGTGTGCAGCTGAGTGCAACAAGGAAAAAATCACCACACCTGAGGGAACAGCAAAGGAATGCAGCTCACaatcagagaggaggaggaatggaGTAGCAGGGCAACACAGCACAGAATACAGTGATCCTGGATCTAAGGTGACAGCGGGTGTTGTGAAGAAATCTGCTGGGCTCCTAACGGTTCCTGAGTTTGAAAGCAGGTCTGGCAAAGGAGTAAGTCGTTCTCACTCCGACATCAGCTCCAGGTACTCCAAGAACTTTGCAgactttgatgcttttttcaagtACTGTGGGCTGGGCGGTGAGGTTATTGAATCTTTTGGGAAGGACAACTTCTCGGCGCACTCAGATGAAATTGCAATAAACATCCGGAGTGTCAGCATCTCTACATCAGACGACGGCTTCTCCAGGAACAGTGGTGACAGCGACGGACTAATGGAAGACAAACTACATGAAAAGATACGTCAAGAGACGTCAGTTATTGAGCGCAATGCAAGGATTATCAAATGGCTATACAGCTGCAGAAATGCTATAGAGACCGGAAAAAAGTTACGAGACCTTGATTGA